One segment of Thermococcus sp. AM4 DNA contains the following:
- a CDS encoding SPOUT family RNA methylase: MSAGRKFIVKTQRGMESVAANYISELLPGANVWASPMGYSGLVIVESSDEGAMEKILQIPEVERVIPVIVETEAELERIAESAEKLAGFIGENETYAVKTKRRGKHDFSSMDVNRVLGAKIKELTNADVNLSWPDKVVQVEIIGDKAYISVIPGEEFRKYTPDKIDARKLFSKVTLVQMPYWGDYKACRLFGEKIGRAAQAFEVKELIIAPKEKMDAYELMEFIRGVKVGQESRYQIQRDAYPWKVEKVPVTVWDLYQVVRDKRRKKRLLIITDPKGPTLAEVKEKLAKDIHYAKEVVVFIGSREGIPKGLFRFADYVVDLAPYMTFATEHGIPAALVSLWEIYEEFLRGEKKE; the protein is encoded by the coding sequence ATGAGTGCCGGTAGGAAGTTCATAGTCAAAACGCAGAGGGGCATGGAGAGTGTGGCCGCCAACTACATCTCCGAGTTGCTGCCCGGGGCAAACGTCTGGGCATCGCCGATGGGCTATTCAGGCCTCGTGATAGTGGAGAGCTCCGATGAAGGCGCAATGGAGAAAATACTCCAGATTCCAGAGGTGGAGAGGGTGATTCCGGTCATAGTCGAGACGGAGGCAGAGCTTGAGAGAATAGCTGAGAGTGCGGAAAAGCTGGCGGGTTTCATAGGTGAGAACGAAACCTACGCCGTGAAGACCAAAAGGCGTGGAAAACACGACTTTTCAAGTATGGACGTCAACAGGGTTCTGGGTGCTAAAATCAAGGAGCTCACCAACGCCGACGTCAATCTGAGCTGGCCGGATAAGGTCGTTCAGGTGGAGATAATCGGGGATAAGGCGTACATCTCCGTGATTCCTGGGGAGGAGTTCAGGAAGTACACCCCAGACAAGATAGACGCGAGAAAGCTCTTCTCCAAGGTTACACTTGTCCAGATGCCCTACTGGGGTGATTACAAGGCCTGCAGGCTGTTCGGCGAGAAGATAGGAAGGGCCGCCCAGGCCTTCGAGGTCAAAGAGCTGATCATCGCACCGAAGGAAAAGATGGACGCCTATGAGCTCATGGAGTTCATCAGGGGAGTGAAGGTCGGACAGGAGAGCCGCTATCAGATTCAGAGGGATGCCTACCCCTGGAAGGTCGAGAAGGTTCCAGTTACGGTGTGGGATCTCTACCAGGTTGTCAGGGATAAGAGGCGCAAGAAGAGGCTGTTGATTATAACGGACCCCAAGGGGCCGACGCTCGCCGAGGTCAAGGAGAAGCTCGCAAAGGACATTCACTACGCCAAGGAGGTCGTCGTGTTTATAGGCTCAAGGGAGGGCATTCCGAAGGGACTCTTCCGCTTCGCCGACTACGTCGTCGATCTCGCCCCGTACATGACCTTTGCCACGGAGCACGGTATTCCAGCGGCGCTGGTGTCTCTCTGGGAGATCTACGAAGAGTTCCTTAGGGGGGAGAAGAAGGAGTGA
- a CDS encoding DUF92 domain-containing protein, with protein MHDPSFTTGVMGLTVLFLGLISYRTKALDLSGTLASVVIGLIVILLGNVYTLLALLVFLVSGIAATKYRFGEKVRKGFSSIEEKTRSVGNVLGNGLAVVVFLIIEAITKQDVFWAATFSAIATVNGDTLASELGKIYGKRPRLITNLKPVKPGTNGGVSLAGELFALLGVLVIIPFALPLTRHDLTMTLAILSGGFIGINADSFIGATLENRGFVNNNGTNFLASLIGGLVGALVFYVMGG; from the coding sequence ATGCACGATCCATCCTTCACAACCGGCGTCATGGGCCTCACCGTGCTATTCCTAGGCTTGATCTCGTACAGGACCAAGGCACTCGATCTCAGCGGAACGCTGGCCTCGGTTGTAATAGGCCTTATCGTGATCCTCCTGGGCAACGTCTACACCCTTCTGGCCCTTCTCGTGTTTCTGGTCTCCGGGATCGCGGCGACTAAGTATCGCTTTGGCGAGAAAGTTAGAAAGGGCTTCTCCTCCATAGAGGAGAAAACGCGGAGCGTTGGAAACGTCCTCGGAAACGGGCTGGCCGTTGTGGTGTTCCTGATCATAGAGGCGATCACAAAGCAGGATGTTTTCTGGGCCGCGACGTTCTCGGCCATAGCAACGGTCAACGGTGACACCCTCGCCAGCGAACTCGGAAAGATCTACGGAAAGAGGCCGAGGCTTATAACGAACCTGAAGCCCGTGAAGCCCGGCACGAACGGGGGCGTTTCCCTGGCGGGCGAACTCTTCGCACTTCTCGGCGTTCTGGTTATCATTCCCTTCGCGCTGCCCCTCACGAGACACGACCTCACCATGACCCTCGCTATTCTGAGTGGGGGCTTCATTGGAATAAACGCTGACAGCTTCATCGGGGCCACCCTCGAGAACAGGGGTTTTGTCAACAACAACGGCACCAATTTCCTGGCCTCTCTGATCGGTGGTTTGGTGGGGGCGCTCGTCTTCTATGTAATGGGCGGATGA
- a CDS encoding Lrp/AsnC family transcriptional regulator has product MPRKVKIDSIDLKIVHLLSENARMTYKELAEAIGTTRQRISRRMDKLERAGIIRKYTILPDYETLGYSYIILGITLKPGAKTDAIVQSLKEKEYVKIIQKALGTHNLVVHVIAPKDMREIQSIIESITSDIEDIDHVDITFITETCKFQTF; this is encoded by the coding sequence ATGCCAAGGAAAGTTAAAATAGACTCCATTGACCTTAAGATCGTTCATCTTCTCTCCGAAAACGCAAGGATGACCTACAAAGAGCTTGCCGAGGCAATCGGGACAACACGGCAGAGGATTTCCAGGAGAATGGACAAACTCGAGAGGGCGGGGATAATACGCAAGTACACCATACTGCCGGATTATGAAACCCTCGGGTACTCCTACATAATCCTCGGGATAACCCTCAAACCCGGAGCAAAAACAGACGCCATAGTCCAGAGCCTCAAAGAGAAGGAGTACGTTAAGATAATCCAGAAGGCCCTCGGCACCCACAACCTCGTCGTCCACGTGATAGCCCCCAAGGACATGAGGGAGATCCAGTCGATTATAGAGTCCATCACGAGCGACATAGAGGACATCGATCACGTGGACATAACCTTCATAACCGAGACCTGCAAGTTTCAGACTTTCTAA
- the lonB gene encoding ATP-dependent protease LonB has product MLMGEERALQTGETLDLGIEFETTEEVKVPERLIDQVIGQDHAVEVIKTAAGQRRHVLLIGEPGTGKSMLGQAMAELLPTENLEDILVFPNPEDENMPKIKTVPACQGRRIVQKYREKAKSQENIKSYLLLAIVFMVMMAVMMQYSTQNFLMGLFVIILTIMVLSNMRMRTSVLVPKLLVDNCGRTKAPFIDATGAHAGALLGDVRHDPFQCFSGNESVVIRENGKIKAVKLKNFVENALKNPSGEGTDGDVRVVYHDFRNENVEVLTREGFTKLLYANKRVGKQRLRRIVNLEKDYWLALTPDHRVYTPSGLKEVGELTERDELISVPVVVLDEFGIAGTYGEEDKLRDYFRWMEHRERTGHGYKRASKELGIKASTLRWWEKGAKPKSLKMAEKLKGLDLLPLRSDDERLEKVALLVGALFSDGNIDRNLNTLSFISSEKEAVERFVDTLRELFGEFDYEIKENREAKGRSVLFRTWDRRVIRFFVALGAPVGNKTRVRLELPWWVKLKPSLFLAFFDGFYSGDGSVPRFARYKEGIKFNGTLEVAQLAEELEDKLPFFEELAWHLGLFGIDAKVRVDEARGKHKVRLILSQSIDNVLTFLELVPISLSPAKREKFIAEVEKYLNEAGDSRHADRLDELRKWFERVKKSEKRTFVETWEEVEVTYNLTTERGNLVANGLFVKNSGGLGTPAHERVEPGMIHRAHKGVLFIDEIATLSLKMQQSLLTAMQEKKFPITGQSELSSGAMVRTEPVPCDFILVAAGNLDTIEKMHPALRSRIRGYGYEVYMRTTMPDTIENRRKLVQFVAQEVKRDGKIPHFTRDAVEEIVREAQRRGGRKGHLTLRLRDLGGIVRAAGDIAVKKGKKYVEREDVLEAMKMAKPLEKQLADWYIENKKEYQVIKTEGGEIGRVNGLAVIGEQSGIVLPIEAVVAPAASKEEGKIIVTGKLGEIAKEAVQNVSAIIKRYKGEDISRYDIHVQFLQTYEGVEGDSASISVATAVISALEEIPIRQDVAMTGSLSVRGEVLPIGGATPKIEAAIEAGIKTVIIPKANEKDVFLSPDKASKIRIIPVETIDEVLEIALEDSEKKKELLSRIRDTLPLRKT; this is encoded by the coding sequence ATGCTCATGGGAGAGGAGAGAGCCCTTCAAACCGGCGAGACCCTTGACCTCGGAATCGAGTTCGAGACGACCGAAGAGGTCAAGGTCCCCGAGAGACTCATAGATCAGGTCATAGGTCAGGATCACGCCGTCGAGGTTATCAAAACGGCAGCCGGGCAGAGGAGGCACGTCCTCCTGATAGGTGAACCCGGAACTGGAAAGTCCATGCTGGGCCAGGCGATGGCCGAGCTACTCCCAACAGAGAACCTCGAGGACATACTCGTCTTTCCAAACCCAGAGGACGAGAACATGCCCAAGATCAAGACCGTCCCGGCATGCCAGGGAAGGCGGATAGTGCAGAAGTACCGCGAAAAGGCCAAGAGCCAGGAGAACATAAAGTCCTACCTCCTGCTCGCGATAGTCTTCATGGTCATGATGGCCGTTATGATGCAGTACTCGACCCAGAACTTCCTCATGGGGCTCTTCGTCATCATTCTCACCATAATGGTTCTCTCAAACATGAGGATGAGAACGAGTGTCCTCGTGCCCAAGCTCCTCGTCGACAACTGCGGAAGGACAAAGGCCCCGTTCATAGACGCGACAGGAGCTCATGCGGGTGCACTGCTCGGCGACGTGAGACACGACCCGTTCCAGTGCTTTAGCGGAAACGAGAGCGTTGTTATCAGAGAAAACGGCAAGATAAAGGCTGTAAAGCTCAAGAATTTCGTTGAGAATGCTCTGAAGAACCCGTCAGGCGAGGGGACGGATGGGGACGTCAGGGTAGTCTACCACGACTTCAGGAATGAGAACGTTGAAGTCCTCACCAGAGAAGGCTTCACAAAGCTCCTCTACGCCAACAAGAGGGTTGGAAAGCAGAGGCTGAGGAGGATAGTCAACCTTGAGAAGGACTACTGGCTTGCCCTAACTCCAGACCACAGGGTCTACACCCCCAGCGGACTCAAAGAAGTCGGGGAGCTCACAGAAAGGGACGAGCTCATCAGCGTTCCTGTTGTGGTGCTCGACGAGTTCGGGATAGCCGGAACCTACGGCGAGGAGGACAAGCTGAGGGACTACTTCCGCTGGATGGAGCACCGCGAGAGGACAGGCCACGGCTACAAGAGGGCCTCGAAGGAGCTCGGAATAAAGGCGAGCACCCTCCGCTGGTGGGAGAAAGGGGCAAAGCCAAAATCCCTCAAGATGGCGGAGAAGCTCAAAGGACTTGACCTTCTGCCCCTAAGAAGCGACGACGAAAGGCTTGAGAAGGTTGCCCTCCTTGTGGGAGCACTCTTCAGCGACGGTAACATCGACAGAAACCTCAACACGTTGAGCTTCATCTCAAGCGAAAAGGAAGCCGTTGAAAGGTTCGTTGATACCCTTAGGGAGCTCTTTGGCGAATTCGACTACGAAATCAAGGAGAACCGGGAGGCAAAGGGCAGGAGCGTTCTCTTCAGGACTTGGGACAGAAGGGTTATAAGGTTCTTCGTGGCCCTCGGTGCTCCGGTCGGCAACAAAACAAGGGTCAGGCTTGAACTCCCGTGGTGGGTCAAGCTCAAGCCATCGCTGTTCTTGGCCTTCTTCGACGGCTTCTACAGCGGCGACGGCAGCGTTCCGAGGTTTGCCCGCTACAAGGAGGGCATAAAGTTCAACGGAACGCTTGAAGTTGCTCAGCTCGCGGAGGAGCTCGAGGACAAGCTGCCGTTCTTTGAGGAGCTCGCGTGGCACCTCGGCCTCTTTGGAATAGACGCCAAGGTCAGGGTTGATGAAGCAAGGGGCAAACACAAGGTCAGGCTCATCCTGTCGCAGTCCATAGACAACGTTCTGACGTTCCTTGAACTCGTCCCGATAAGCCTCTCCCCCGCGAAGAGGGAGAAGTTCATCGCCGAAGTTGAAAAGTACCTGAACGAAGCGGGCGATTCGAGACACGCCGACAGGCTCGACGAGCTCAGGAAATGGTTCGAGCGCGTGAAGAAGAGCGAGAAGAGGACCTTCGTCGAGACGTGGGAGGAAGTGGAGGTAACCTACAACCTGACGACGGAGAGGGGCAACTTAGTAGCCAACGGCCTCTTCGTCAAGAACTCCGGAGGCCTCGGAACTCCAGCCCACGAGCGCGTTGAGCCGGGAATGATACACCGCGCCCACAAGGGGGTTCTCTTCATCGACGAGATAGCCACGCTCTCCCTCAAGATGCAGCAGAGCCTTCTCACAGCGATGCAGGAGAAGAAGTTCCCGATTACTGGCCAGAGCGAGCTCTCGAGCGGCGCGATGGTCAGAACCGAACCGGTTCCCTGTGACTTCATTCTCGTTGCGGCCGGAAACCTCGACACGATAGAGAAAATGCACCCCGCACTCCGCTCGAGGATTAGGGGCTACGGTTACGAGGTTTACATGAGAACCACGATGCCCGACACGATAGAGAACAGGAGGAAGCTCGTCCAGTTCGTTGCTCAAGAAGTCAAGCGCGACGGCAAGATTCCGCACTTCACGCGCGATGCCGTTGAGGAGATCGTTCGCGAGGCCCAGAGGAGAGGGGGCAGAAAGGGCCACCTGACGCTTCGCCTTCGTGATCTGGGTGGTATCGTAAGGGCCGCTGGAGACATAGCGGTCAAGAAGGGCAAGAAGTACGTGGAGAGGGAAGACGTCCTTGAGGCCATGAAGATGGCAAAGCCCCTCGAGAAGCAGCTCGCGGACTGGTACATAGAGAACAAGAAGGAGTACCAGGTCATAAAAACGGAAGGCGGCGAGATAGGAAGGGTAAACGGTCTGGCCGTCATCGGGGAACAGAGCGGTATTGTCCTGCCGATTGAGGCCGTCGTTGCCCCCGCCGCGAGCAAGGAGGAAGGAAAGATAATCGTCACAGGAAAGCTCGGCGAGATAGCGAAGGAGGCAGTCCAGAACGTCTCGGCCATAATCAAGCGCTACAAGGGAGAAGACATCAGCCGCTATGATATTCACGTCCAGTTCCTTCAGACGTACGAGGGTGTCGAGGGGGACTCGGCGAGCATAAGCGTTGCAACAGCCGTAATCTCGGCCCTCGAGGAGATCCCCATCAGGCAGGATGTTGCCATGACCGGCTCGCTTAGCGTCCGCGGCGAGGTTCTGCCGATAGGCGGCGCAACCCCCAAGATAGAGGCGGCGATCGAGGCGGGAATTAAGACGGTCATCATACCAAAGGCCAACGAGAAGGACGTGTTCCTCAGTCCGGATAAAGCTTCCAAGATACGGATAATCCCCGTTGAGACCATTGACGAGGTACTTGAGATAGCACTGGAAGACTCGGAGAAAAAGAAAGAACTGCTGAGCAGGATAAGGGACACGCTGCCCCTCCGCAAAACCTGA
- a CDS encoding DUF2666 domain-containing protein, whose translation MPRAVEDHVMFTAKHGNWKVADRLMDMEDEGVARFLARVANTVNSKIPEYLTDVMNVAGIMSLAEGFDGDLTKVIVSLKSPGTSRKLGALVFEEDKKLKKLLVDAAKALLVRLTLSRFVPVDYPDGLLEEVRVMFPFPEDHVNFTAKHGRWIVVKRLIIDDSTQKVDVARLLASINETVTLKLPAYAGIDVKGIEEWFGPRKKVKKSEIPSVVERYLNFQPSEFAPGFEEHARVYALRKALELIGLSLDVPAKSLEKYLEKKP comes from the coding sequence ATGCCTCGGGCTGTTGAAGACCACGTCATGTTCACGGCAAAGCACGGAAACTGGAAGGTTGCGGACAGGCTGATGGATATGGAGGACGAAGGGGTCGCCCGTTTCCTGGCGAGGGTTGCCAACACGGTTAACTCCAAAATTCCAGAGTACCTGACGGATGTTATGAACGTTGCTGGGATAATGAGCCTCGCCGAGGGGTTTGACGGCGATCTTACGAAGGTTATAGTTTCCCTCAAGTCTCCGGGCACCTCGAGGAAACTCGGGGCACTCGTCTTCGAGGAGGATAAGAAGCTCAAGAAACTCCTGGTTGATGCCGCAAAGGCGCTGCTGGTCAGGCTTACCCTCTCGAGGTTCGTCCCCGTGGACTATCCCGACGGTCTGCTCGAAGAGGTCCGCGTGATGTTTCCTTTCCCCGAAGACCACGTTAACTTCACGGCCAAGCACGGCAGGTGGATAGTCGTCAAGAGGCTCATAATAGACGACTCAACCCAGAAGGTGGACGTTGCCAGGCTGCTCGCGAGCATAAACGAAACGGTGACCCTTAAGCTCCCGGCTTACGCGGGCATAGATGTGAAGGGCATTGAGGAGTGGTTCGGGCCCAGGAAGAAGGTGAAGAAATCGGAGATCCCGTCCGTCGTTGAGAGGTACCTCAACTTCCAGCCCTCAGAGTTCGCCCCCGGCTTCGAGGAGCACGCGAGGGTTTACGCCCTCAGAAAGGCCCTCGAGCTCATCGGTCTTTCACTGGACGTGCCGGCCAAGAGCCTGGAGAAGTATCTTGAAAAGAAGCCATGA
- a CDS encoding RidA family protein yields MEKEFVFPEGISPIGPYSPGVVASGRLLFVSGQIPLDPETGELVKGTFKEMARRAIENLLSVVEAAGGSVENVVKVTVYLRDIGKYGEFNEVYSEFFSGAKPARAVVEVSNLPKGVEVEIEAIAVL; encoded by the coding sequence ATGGAGAAGGAGTTCGTGTTTCCCGAGGGGATTTCCCCCATCGGGCCGTACAGCCCGGGCGTCGTCGCCTCGGGCAGGCTGCTCTTTGTTTCGGGCCAGATCCCCCTGGATCCCGAGACCGGTGAGCTGGTTAAGGGGACGTTCAAGGAAATGGCCAGGAGGGCCATTGAAAACCTCCTCTCCGTTGTTGAAGCCGCTGGAGGAAGCGTTGAGAACGTGGTTAAGGTAACGGTCTATCTGAGGGACATTGGCAAATACGGGGAGTTCAACGAGGTTTACTCTGAGTTCTTCAGCGGAGCAAAGCCTGCAAGAGCGGTTGTTGAGGTTTCCAACCTGCCCAAGGGGGTTGAGGTTGAGATTGAGGCGATAGCCGTGCTCTGA
- a CDS encoding Mov34/MPN/PAD-1 family protein, translating into MVEKVRIREELLEYLLELARSFYPNEFAGFLREKDGIFEEVLIAPAGHFGRTSAFFNTWMLPLDDDVKGTVHSHPDHVCWPSRQDLWFFSKFGGVHLIICYPFTPSDVRAFLSSGEPVEIEVVP; encoded by the coding sequence TTGGTCGAGAAGGTTAGGATACGTGAGGAACTCCTCGAGTACCTCTTAGAACTCGCGAGGAGCTTTTATCCAAACGAGTTCGCGGGATTTCTCCGGGAGAAGGATGGGATCTTCGAGGAGGTTCTCATAGCCCCGGCGGGTCACTTTGGTAGAACCTCGGCGTTTTTCAACACGTGGATGCTTCCGCTGGACGACGATGTTAAGGGAACGGTCCATTCTCACCCGGACCACGTATGCTGGCCCTCCCGGCAGGATCTCTGGTTTTTCTCAAAGTTCGGGGGCGTTCACCTGATCATCTGCTATCCATTCACCCCTTCGGACGTTAGGGCGTTTCTTAGCTCGGGAGAGCCGGTAGAGATCGAGGTGGTCCCCTGA
- a CDS encoding metal-dependent transcriptional regulator: MEVSKREEEYLETMYLLYKSKGIIRVKDIAKRMNVKPPSVIDALKKLSSKGLVEYEKYDRILLTEEGKRIAEKTYAKHRFLTEFFVEILGIPPEIAEEDACQFEHYVHEETVRRMKEFAQFIREQCPYAIKQFVKEKLGEG; this comes from the coding sequence TTGGAGGTTAGCAAGCGAGAGGAAGAGTACCTCGAGACCATGTACCTCCTCTACAAGAGCAAGGGTATAATCCGGGTTAAAGACATCGCCAAGAGAATGAACGTCAAGCCTCCAAGCGTCATCGATGCCCTCAAAAAGCTGAGCAGCAAGGGTCTGGTGGAGTACGAGAAGTACGACAGGATTCTCCTCACGGAGGAGGGCAAGAGAATAGCCGAAAAAACCTACGCCAAGCACAGGTTTCTAACCGAGTTCTTCGTGGAGATACTTGGAATTCCGCCCGAGATAGCCGAGGAAGACGCCTGCCAGTTCGAGCACTACGTGCACGAGGAAACCGTCAGGAGGATGAAGGAGTTCGCCCAGTTCATACGCGAACAGTGCCCGTACGCGATAAAGCAGTTCGTTAAGGAGAAGCTGGGAGAAGGCTGA
- a CDS encoding NCS2 family permease, with translation MKALERYFEFDRYGTNMKTEVLAGITTFMTMAYILFVNPKILSAAMGAKAFDSLVAVTALAAGITTLIMGLYAKKPFALAPGMGLNAYFAYTVAPKYGWKVALAAVFVEGIIFIILSITKVRSAIIHAIPLSQKYAVGAGIGLFLTFIGLNDMGLLTAATNKGVLLFTGLNASALATKAGLLFFFGLFLAGILIALRVKGALLISILTTSVLGWITGAASWPTKLFSTPDISYTFMKMDLHGLINVGALGVVFAFFMVDFFDTLGTVTGLSAKAGFLTKDGKVPDAEKVLLTDAIGTTLGAVLGTSTVTTYIESAAGIEEGGRTGMTAVVTGLLFLAIGLFIAPLAGAIPTFATAPALVIVGYYMLSAIREVDFSDHTEAIPAFLVLITIPYTYSIADGIGMGFISYTLLKVFSGRWREVHPLMYVLAVVFLLYFAYLGGVF, from the coding sequence ATGAAAGCCCTTGAGAGGTATTTTGAGTTCGATCGGTACGGAACGAACATGAAGACGGAAGTGCTCGCGGGGATCACAACGTTCATGACGATGGCGTACATACTCTTCGTTAACCCCAAGATCCTCAGTGCGGCGATGGGGGCTAAAGCGTTTGACTCCCTCGTGGCGGTAACTGCCCTCGCTGCAGGTATTACGACCCTCATAATGGGCCTCTACGCCAAAAAGCCCTTCGCCCTGGCCCCGGGCATGGGACTCAACGCCTACTTCGCCTACACCGTTGCGCCAAAATACGGCTGGAAGGTCGCCCTCGCGGCGGTCTTCGTCGAGGGCATAATCTTCATCATCCTCAGCATAACGAAGGTCAGGAGCGCGATAATACACGCGATACCCCTCAGCCAGAAGTACGCGGTTGGAGCTGGAATCGGCCTGTTCCTCACGTTCATAGGCCTCAACGACATGGGACTCCTAACGGCCGCCACCAACAAGGGAGTTCTGCTCTTCACTGGCCTTAACGCCTCTGCCCTTGCAACCAAGGCCGGACTGCTGTTCTTCTTCGGCCTCTTCCTGGCGGGAATACTCATAGCCCTCCGCGTTAAGGGGGCCCTGCTTATCTCGATACTAACGACCAGCGTATTGGGCTGGATTACCGGAGCGGCCAGCTGGCCGACGAAGCTCTTCTCAACTCCCGACATAAGCTACACCTTCATGAAGATGGACCTGCACGGCCTGATCAACGTGGGAGCCCTTGGAGTCGTCTTCGCGTTCTTCATGGTGGACTTCTTCGACACCCTTGGAACCGTAACGGGACTGAGCGCCAAAGCGGGCTTCCTCACGAAGGACGGCAAAGTGCCCGATGCAGAGAAGGTTCTCCTCACAGACGCGATAGGAACCACCCTCGGAGCCGTTCTCGGAACCTCGACGGTGACAACTTACATAGAGAGCGCCGCGGGTATAGAGGAAGGCGGAAGGACCGGAATGACGGCGGTGGTGACGGGGCTTCTCTTCCTGGCGATAGGCCTCTTTATAGCCCCACTCGCGGGGGCGATACCGACATTTGCAACGGCTCCAGCTCTGGTGATAGTGGGCTACTACATGCTCAGCGCCATAAGGGAGGTTGACTTCTCGGACCACACCGAGGCCATTCCGGCCTTCCTCGTCCTCATAACGATCCCGTATACCTACTCCATAGCGGACGGCATTGGAATGGGCTTCATAAGCTACACACTGCTGAAGGTCTTCAGCGGCCGCTGGAGAGAAGTTCACCCGCTCATGTACGTTCTGGCGGTTGTTTTCCTGCTCTACTTCGCCTACCTGGGCGGAGTCTTCTGA
- a CDS encoding Gar1/Naf1 family protein, whose product MKRLGRVSHYAKQGFLIIRTNWVPSLNDRVVDKDLTFVGVIKDVFGPVKAPFVAVKPRVKKPESYVGSVLYVDNRTRKKGKETRPKKRRPRRPTPKRRG is encoded by the coding sequence ATGAAGCGACTCGGGAGGGTTTCTCACTACGCGAAGCAGGGGTTTCTGATAATCAGGACGAACTGGGTGCCCAGTTTGAACGATCGTGTCGTTGACAAGGATCTCACCTTTGTTGGTGTTATCAAGGATGTTTTTGGTCCCGTGAAGGCACCTTTCGTTGCAGTGAAACCCAGGGTAAAGAAGCCCGAAAGCTACGTGGGCTCTGTTCTGTACGTTGATAATAGAACCAGGAAAAAGGGGAAGGAGACCCGGCCCAAGAAGAGGCGTCCCAGACGCCCCACCCCCAAGAGAAGGGGGTGA
- a CDS encoding transcription initiation factor IIB produces MADKRVCPVCGSTEFFFDRTRGELVCRVCGYVLEENVIDEGPEWRAFDPDQRARRARTGAPMTLMIHDKGLSTDIDWRDKDIHGNQITGMYRSKLRRLRMWQRRMRINDAAERNLAFALSELDRMAAQMRLPRRVKEAAAALYRKAVMKKLIRGRSIEGMVSAALYAACRMEGIPRTLDEIARVSKVTKKEIGRSYRFMARGLGLNLRPTSPIDYVDRFGDALGVSSKTKQRAKEILQEAIKRGITSGKGPTGLAAAALYVASLLEGEKKTQREVAEVAHVTEVTVRNRYKELVEKLNIKVPM; encoded by the coding sequence TTGGCCGATAAGAGGGTGTGTCCGGTTTGTGGTTCAACGGAGTTTTTCTTCGACAGGACGAGGGGAGAGCTCGTCTGCAGGGTTTGCGGCTACGTGCTTGAGGAGAACGTAATCGATGAGGGGCCGGAGTGGAGGGCCTTCGATCCGGATCAGAGGGCCAGGCGCGCGAGAACAGGTGCGCCGATGACGCTGATGATACACGACAAGGGCCTCTCGACCGACATAGACTGGCGCGACAAGGACATACACGGCAATCAGATAACCGGCATGTACCGGAGCAAGCTCAGAAGGCTCCGCATGTGGCAGAGGAGGATGAGGATAAACGACGCCGCGGAAAGAAACCTCGCCTTTGCCCTGAGCGAACTCGACAGAATGGCGGCGCAGATGAGGCTCCCTAGACGCGTGAAGGAAGCCGCAGCCGCACTCTACCGCAAGGCCGTCATGAAGAAGCTAATCCGCGGGCGGTCGATCGAGGGCATGGTTTCCGCCGCCCTCTACGCGGCATGCAGAATGGAGGGCATTCCAAGGACCCTTGACGAGATAGCGAGGGTTTCAAAGGTCACGAAGAAGGAAATCGGGAGGAGCTACCGCTTTATGGCCCGGGGGCTGGGCCTCAACCTCCGCCCAACGAGCCCGATCGATTACGTCGATCGATTCGGCGACGCCCTTGGCGTGAGCTCCAAGACCAAGCAGCGCGCCAAGGAGATCCTCCAGGAGGCCATAAAGAGGGGCATCACAAGCGGTAAGGGTCCGACGGGGCTCGCGGCTGCGGCCCTGTACGTTGCCTCGCTCCTCGAGGGGGAAAAGAAGACCCAGCGCGAAGTGGCTGAGGTCGCCCACGTCACAGAGGTCACGGTCAGGAACCGCTATAAGGAGCTCGTCGAGAAGCTCAACATCAAGGTTCCGATGTGA
- a CDS encoding metallophosphoesterase, with the protein MRIAVLSDTHVGDKARALPPVLIEKMRNVAPELILHAGDITDPSVLETLEEIAPVIAVRGNVDYLHLPEEETVEADRLRIGMIHGHQLLSLNAQFLSLKALDMEVDILVFGHTHRFYFDSFSLYGRKVYLLNPGSPTFPRWDDAGFAVLRTGEEPSVKRVKLW; encoded by the coding sequence TTGAGGATCGCGGTTCTCAGCGATACCCACGTTGGGGACAAGGCGAGGGCCCTTCCCCCCGTTCTTATTGAGAAAATGCGAAACGTCGCTCCGGAGCTCATCCTTCACGCTGGAGATATAACGGATCCGTCCGTTCTGGAGACGCTCGAGGAAATTGCCCCCGTCATTGCAGTCAGGGGAAACGTCGATTACCTGCACCTTCCCGAGGAGGAGACGGTCGAGGCAGATCGGCTCAGGATAGGCATGATTCACGGCCATCAGCTCTTGAGCCTTAACGCGCAGTTTTTGAGCCTTAAGGCCCTCGACATGGAAGTTGATATTCTCGTCTTCGGCCATACGCACCGCTTCTACTTCGACTCCTTCAGCCTTTACGGAAGAAAAGTTTACCTGCTCAATCCGGGCTCCCCGACGTTTCCAAGGTGGGACGATGCAGGCTTTGCCGTTCTAAGAACGGGTGAAGAGCCCTCGGTGAAAAGGGTAAAACTCTGGTAA